AAGGGATCATACCACAGAATCACCTAGAGGTCCTAGCAAATTACTAGAGAAACTATTTTCCTTTGGGCACAGATAAGTGAAACTTTGGATATAGGTTCTGGAATTATGAGGCCAACTTGATACATTTAAGTGCCCAAAAATGTCTGTTGCTATGTGCCATCAACTTCTATCTTACCTATTGATCAAAGTCCTGAAACTTCAATGAAGTTTTCACTGAAaattaattaaatctgcaaaaattaGGAAGGGCAACTGAAACTAATGGATTCTGCTAAAAGGTTCAGAGATGTTTGATACCATTAACCATGGAGTCTTTAGTGAACCGTGTACTTAAAGTGATTGCTGAAAACAAGACCATGAAGCCCTTCTAAACAACTGTCAAAtcctggagagagagaaatataataCTTACAAAAAGTCTCTTTGCCAATACGAACATTGATCATAAACCATTCCATAGCACCtccaagaagaaagaagaaagggagaaatctATAAACGCCAAAGCGCTGCTTTCCAGGCACCATATACAATAACCGCTTTATTCTATGGCTGATGTGCATTTTAGAGGGCTATATAATTCTTGTGAGAGAGGGAAGCTGATCCTGGAGGGAAAAATGATTAATAGTTAGTCAACACTGCAGGGGGTAGAGTGGGGTGCAATACTGGcgcatttttcaaatgtttcaatGACAGTTAAGAAATGTGCCTTATTTTCTTGTGTTCCTCCTTGGTACTCTTTTAAGAGTTTCCCAGTATTACACAATTCCATGGCTGATTGGAGATAAACGATCTTAGAATACACAAGTGCACTGATTTGTACATTCCAAGCCTGTCTTACATACATTATGGGTTGTATATCATATTCCTGAGTGCTGGAATAGGACTTTGAAGGTTGATCCcaactctgccatggaaacctattgggtgcAAATCTTAACTCCTAACATTAAGAGGAAGGTAATAGTAAGTACTTTGTCACAAAAACCTATGATAGGGTTCACCTAAGATGGGGTCAATTTGAAGATACATCAACCACATCATATTCTACATGTGTGGATTATTAGACCCTCTTAATATTTCATGGAGGAAAGATGACAAAATAAAACGGAGCTGGAGCTCTTTCTTCTATTAcaatcagctctccacatttagAGGGGTTAGGGGCATAGGAACCCCGTGATAGTGAACACCCATGAATAAGGACATTGCTATTTTTTTACCCGAGAGAATACCTTTAGGAATTTCTGGATTTTCCATCGTGACTATATGGTTGACTTTTGCTGAAAGTTTATAGAATTGCATTGAAGGACCTGGAGAGAACTTTTTTATGTGAATAAACAAATCAGAAAAAGGCCAAAaccacaaatataataataatatttttaaaactttatttcctCCCCGAAGGATGGTTTCCAACATCTATGGGAAAACATTAAATGCCAACAAAGAGCAATGTGGAGGGATGGCGATGCAACCTCAAGATTGGTAtcccaatgcactttacattgggctacctttttacctttgcatttggGCATTCAATGTTGGCTTTTTGTTTGTAAACCACCCTAAgcccttggggagagggggcagtctataaataaagttttattatattataattattattaccaaGTTCGGAAACTGCAGCtgattcaaaatacagcagccagattgatcaaaggaacatctaggagtgagcatattacacctatcctaaagtcactctatTGGCTGtcagtttctgggcaaagttaAACCATGCAGGGCTTTAAGGTCAAAGCCAAAGTGTTGGCTTTAAGGCCctgcatggtttgggtccagtttACCTCCAAGATTGCCTTCTCCTGCACAATCTGCCTTTTAGGACATTGAGGCCCTTTGGGGGGCATTCACTTCAgtcagccagaacccaactgagGGCCATTTCATCAgccactgtggaatgacctgctggaagagctctgatAGCTAAATCACTGGGAGGAATTTAAAAAGACCCATCTCTTTTGGCAagcctacccagtcaactttcaatcatgaattttaaagctATGCTCTGTGTCTACTGTATTTAATCTTTGCCCTGTGTATTTTAAATATGCGtagaaatgttttaatttatgtgttttactgaatgtttttatgatgtgtttagtaatgttgtgccctgcctcgagccatgaagagggaattattattattattattattattattattattattattattattagaaacacaacaagatgagtccacaacagacaagatcactctgctggctgttgtattggatcacacgtcagatacttcccaagtgtctaggactgtgtgatgtattggtgaataatacatgcagatcccagtaaggtggccttctgcagctgacagatggtaattttgtcagtgtcgattgtgtttaagtgttatacagctccggtccagcgtacctgtccgaacgtatctccttcaacgtcccacctcggagcttaagatcttctgaggaggccctgctctcggccccgtctttgtctcaaacacgcttggcggggatgagggacagggccttctcggtggtgggccccacctgtggaatttgctccctggggaaattaggttatcgtcatccctcctcacctttagaaaaaaggttaaaacgtggctgtgggaccaggcctttgggcaatcaggttaaaggacaattgataatgtttgactatggcatggaagaggatttggataagttaagcggagtaattattagtagatggctagctaaacagccaccagacaggcaatagctaatcagagtgtaagtatactgttttaatctttatttattaatgttcatgtttaattgttatatttgttattctgtattttatgatgcggaattgaattattgccaattgtaagccgccctgagtccccccaggggttgagaagggcagggtaaaaatgtttgaaataaataagtaagtgcaggccgaggtctttaggcactgcacccagtgtgccgattaccacagggaccacattgactagcttgtgccagagtctttgaagttcaaccatcatcatcatcatttctacaATGGCTTGTATACCGGAAAGCTAGTTAAATTTATGTTTGCATGTTTAGTTGAGTTTGTTTTACTAGAAGAGAGGGATCACTCTGCATTACTAGAatatatcaggcctgggccaacttgggcccactctccaggtgttttggacttcagctcccaccatttctaacagcctgagacctcttccttttccccctcagccgcttattcATTTCTGCCAGCCTGAAAAGGAAAGgccccgaggctgttaggaatggtgggagttgaagtccaaaacacctggagagtgggcccaagttggcccaggcctgatctagacAATAACGGGAACAGTGGGCAGGCTCTGGCCTCCACTCgctttggcctgcaactcccacaGTCCTCTACTGCTGACAAGGGCGGCACGAGCTTCTGGGGGCTGGAGTCTAGAAACACCTGAAACAGACTTCGCACGCCCAACGCCCGctcacaacccaagccctcccctCCTGAACTCATCCAATCAGGGGTCGCGGAAGAAGGCGCGAGCCCCCACACTCACCTTGGAGGCCAAAGGAGAAAAGAAGCCGGTACAGAAGGATTGAGCCAGGCGCAACGGAAGACCCTTTATCTTGGCCCGCCCCTAGCCTCACCTGATTGGATGCTGTCTTGGAGGCGTGGCCTAAGCGGCCCTTGGGGAGGCGCAACAGAAGAGACCTCATCTTGCCCCGTCCTTAGTCAAGGCAACGGTCTCATATGATTGGCTGCTGTCTTGGAGGCGTGGCCTAGGCGGAGCTTGGGGAGGCGCAACGGAAGAGACCCTCGTCTTGCTCCGCCTCTAGCCAAGG
This genomic interval from Anolis sagrei isolate rAnoSag1 chromosome 2, rAnoSag1.mat, whole genome shotgun sequence contains the following:
- the UQCC5 gene encoding ubiquinol-cytochrome c reductase complex assembly factor 5, whose translation is MHISHRIKRLLYMVPGKQRFGVYRFLPFFFLLGGAMEWFMINVRIGKETFYDVYRRKQSERQHENLEER